A genome region from Euphorbia lathyris chromosome 4, ddEupLath1.1, whole genome shotgun sequence includes the following:
- the LOC136226008 gene encoding chorismate synthase, chloroplastic-like isoform X1 produces MAASSLASNPFLGPSRLDASSLCSSPSDVRNLSISTIQISFRSRAPRKLQINATGSTFGSHFRVTTFGESHGGGVGCIIDGCPPRIPLSEADLQVDLDRRRPGQSRITTPRKETDTCRIQSGVSEGVTTGTPIHVFVPNTDQRGKDYSEMSAAYRPSHADATYDMKYGVRSVQGGGRSSARETIGRVAPGAIAKKILKQFSGTEILAYVSQVHKIVLPEDRVDYETLSLDQIESNIVRCPDPEYAEKMIAAIDAVRTRGDSVGGVVTCIVKNAPRGLGSPVFDKLEAELAKAVMSLPATKGFEFGSGFAGTFLTGSEHNDEFYMDEHGKIRTRTNRSGGIQGGISNGETIYMRVAFKPTSTIARKQLTVTRDKKETELIARGRHDPCVVPRAVPMVEAMVALVLVDQLMAQYAQCCLFPFNPELQESFELPSAEKVNMSI; encoded by the exons ATGGCTGCTTCTTCTCTTGCATCCAACCCCTTCCTTGGGCCTTCCAGACTCGATGCCTCCTCCTTATGCTCTTCGCCGTCCGATGTCCGAAACCTTTCAATCTCCACCATTCAGATCTCCTTCCGCTCTAGAGCCCCCAGAAAGCTCC AGATAAATGCAACTGGAAGTACATTTGGCAGTCACTTTCGTGTTACAACATTTGGAGAGTCTCATGGAGGTGGTGTTGGTTGTATAATTGATGGATGCCCTCCTCGCATCCCTCTCTCAGAAGCTGATTTGCAAGTAGATCTTGATAGGAG GAGGCCAGGCCAAAGTCGAATTACCactcctaggaaagagactgaTACGTGCAGAATACAGTCAGGGGTCTCTGAAG GAGTGACTACTGGAACACCCATACATGTGTTTGTACCAAATACTGATCAGAGAGGAAAG GATTACAGTGAGATGTCAGCAGCTTATAGGCCTTCTCATGCAGATGCTACTTATGACATGAAGTATGGTGTCAGATCAGTGCAG GGTGGTGGTAGATCCTCAGCAAGAGAGACAATTGGACGTGTTGCCCCGGGAGCTATTGCAAAGAAAATTCTTAAGCAATTTTCTGGAACTGAG ATTCTTGCTTATGTCTCTCAAGTTCACAAGATTGTACTTCCAGAGGATCGGGTTGATTACGAGACTCTTTCACTTGATCAG ATTGAGAGCAATATAGTCAGGTGTCCAGATCCTGAATATGCTGAGAAGATGATTGCAGCAATTGATGCTGTCCGAACTAGAGGGGATTCTGTTGGAGGTGTCGTCACATGCATTGTGAAGAATGCACCACGT GGGCTTGGTTCACCAGTTTTTGACAAACTTGAAGCTGAGCTGGCAAAAGCTGTAATGTCCTTACCTGCAACAAAGGGCTTTGAATTTGGCAGTGGGTTTGCAG GAACTTTTCTGACTGGTAGTGAACATAATGATGAATTTTACATGGATGAACATGGAAAAATCAGGACAAGGACAAACCGTTCTGGTGGCATACAG GGAGGAATATCCAATGGTGAAACTATATACATGAGAGTAGCTTTCAAGCCAACATCTACTATTGCA AGGAAGCAACTTACAGTGACTAGAGATAAAAAGGAGACAGAACTAATTGCTCGTGGTCGCCATGATCCATGTGTTGTCCCCAGAG CGGTGCCAATGGTAGAAGCCATGGTAGCCCTGGTTCTCGTGGACCAGTTGATGGCACAATACGCACAGTGTTGCCTATTTCCATTCAATCCAGAACTACAAGAATCCTTCGAGTTACCAAGCGCTGAGAAGGTCAACATGTCTATTTAA
- the LOC136226008 gene encoding chorismate synthase, chloroplastic-like isoform X2, giving the protein MVKLCRRPGQSRITTPRKETDTCRIQSGVSEGVTTGTPIHVFVPNTDQRGKDYSEMSAAYRPSHADATYDMKYGVRSVQGGGRSSARETIGRVAPGAIAKKILKQFSGTEILAYVSQVHKIVLPEDRVDYETLSLDQIESNIVRCPDPEYAEKMIAAIDAVRTRGDSVGGVVTCIVKNAPRGLGSPVFDKLEAELAKAVMSLPATKGFEFGSGFAGTFLTGSEHNDEFYMDEHGKIRTRTNRSGGIQGGISNGETIYMRVAFKPTSTIARKQLTVTRDKKETELIARGRHDPCVVPRAVPMVEAMVALVLVDQLMAQYAQCCLFPFNPELQESFELPSAEKVNMSI; this is encoded by the exons ATGGTCAAGTTATGTAGGAGGCCAGGCCAAAGTCGAATTACCactcctaggaaagagactgaTACGTGCAGAATACAGTCAGGGGTCTCTGAAG GAGTGACTACTGGAACACCCATACATGTGTTTGTACCAAATACTGATCAGAGAGGAAAG GATTACAGTGAGATGTCAGCAGCTTATAGGCCTTCTCATGCAGATGCTACTTATGACATGAAGTATGGTGTCAGATCAGTGCAG GGTGGTGGTAGATCCTCAGCAAGAGAGACAATTGGACGTGTTGCCCCGGGAGCTATTGCAAAGAAAATTCTTAAGCAATTTTCTGGAACTGAG ATTCTTGCTTATGTCTCTCAAGTTCACAAGATTGTACTTCCAGAGGATCGGGTTGATTACGAGACTCTTTCACTTGATCAG ATTGAGAGCAATATAGTCAGGTGTCCAGATCCTGAATATGCTGAGAAGATGATTGCAGCAATTGATGCTGTCCGAACTAGAGGGGATTCTGTTGGAGGTGTCGTCACATGCATTGTGAAGAATGCACCACGT GGGCTTGGTTCACCAGTTTTTGACAAACTTGAAGCTGAGCTGGCAAAAGCTGTAATGTCCTTACCTGCAACAAAGGGCTTTGAATTTGGCAGTGGGTTTGCAG GAACTTTTCTGACTGGTAGTGAACATAATGATGAATTTTACATGGATGAACATGGAAAAATCAGGACAAGGACAAACCGTTCTGGTGGCATACAG GGAGGAATATCCAATGGTGAAACTATATACATGAGAGTAGCTTTCAAGCCAACATCTACTATTGCA AGGAAGCAACTTACAGTGACTAGAGATAAAAAGGAGACAGAACTAATTGCTCGTGGTCGCCATGATCCATGTGTTGTCCCCAGAG CGGTGCCAATGGTAGAAGCCATGGTAGCCCTGGTTCTCGTGGACCAGTTGATGGCACAATACGCACAGTGTTGCCTATTTCCATTCAATCCAGAACTACAAGAATCCTTCGAGTTACCAAGCGCTGAGAAGGTCAACATGTCTATTTAA